The window GTTCGGGACCGGTCATGTCGCCTCAATACGCGAAGTCGATGAGGTGAATGCACTAGCGCTGATTCGGGTCCATCCGAAGGCGGGGCATGCGAGCGGGCGGGCGTGCTAGTCTCCCGCCCGCCGGGCTCAGCCAGGAAAGGAAAACCGCATGCCGGTGTTCAAGCTGCCTCTGTCGGGGGACGTCGTTCAATCCATAACCCGATCACGTCGTTCTTCAGCCCGGCCGGCGGCCAGTTCGGTCTCGTGAACATCACGGTGGGCCAATCGGCGCCCGATGTCGAGAAGGACCTGCTGTCGGATATCGGCAGTTACGGCAAGCAGAACGGTCAGGTTGCGGATGCGCTGCTCGTGGTCATTGAGCAACTGGAAGCGCTCGGTGACAGTGCACTCGGCGACGACAAGGCAGTCGCGGCTTTCAAGGAGCTGATGCACTCGGTTGCGACCGTCAAGGAGCGCCACAACCGCAAGGCCTGTCGTCCGCGGCGGCGCTGATCATGCCGGCGACCGGTCCGCGGCACCTTCGCCCGCGCACGAAGTTATGAATGGGGTGCCCATGGAAATCCGCCGCTGAATGACCAGATGCCAAGGGGGCCGCAGAATGAAGGGATCTGCCGTGAGCATCAAATCCGCCATTGCCGCCCTCGTCACCATCGGGCTGCTTGCCGCGCCGTTCGCGGCTGAAGCCAAAAAGCACCGGTCAATCCGATCTTACAGCACCGGCGTGGTGGCTCCGAATTATGGGAGCGCCGGATCGTTGGTAGCACAGCCCAGAGCCTACGGATCGAGCGGACAGTCGGTCGGGACGGTCACGGCGCCATCGATCGGTACGTATAATTGGCCATCCGTCGGCGTGACCAACGCAGTCCCGACCTGGAACAACACCAACCCGCCCATCCGGTAGGCGCGCCTGTCCGGCGAGCCAATCCCGGTCTCCGCCTGCCGGTCGCAATGCCAGAGAAGATCAAGCGCGACCAGCAATGATCATGGCGGTGGACCAGGCATTTCGGATCGTTCAGGGAGAGCGCAGCCCGATCCTAAATTCCCCGGCCGGCCTGTTGGCCGATCACGCAGCGCCATCCGGCGAGACGCTCGGCCGGATGCTGGTTCATCCATTCGGCGAGTTGCGGCGCGCCCATCAGGCACGATTGCATCGAGACGTCGGCGAAGTCGGATGTGGTGACGGTTTGCTCATGACAGTTCGCTGGAGAGGCGAGGTTGCAGAGCACGGCGATGATCTTGATCACGCGAGGTTGCCTCCGTCGCTGCGATGCGCAGAGGCTCCGCTTGATCTCTCGCTCACCGGATCAGTCGGCGGGAAGATGCTGTCGTAGATCGCGCGCGCTTCCTGGATGAGGCGAATGCGCTCACGCTCGGATTTCGAGACAAACTCAATAACCTGGCCCATGTCGGCTCCAATAGATCCTCAATCCATCATCACATGATGGAAATCATTTCATGCGGATGTGGGGTGCCGGCTTCGGCTTTGCAGCCGTGCTGGCGGTCACGAGGGATAAAAAGCCCGTGAGTATTCCGTTCCTGAAGTGGAGCGGGATACCTTCAGCGATGCGCCGGTCTCACGGCGCATCTGATCGGGCCGTGACCGCTTCGCAGCATCGTGAGGACGAGTTGAGCCCCGCTGGATGATGGCATTGCGGCACATTTTCTCGCGCGTGGAGTTGTAAGGTCGCACTCAGTGCACGCGAACGGCATTGCGATTGAGAGACCGCGCCCGAAAGGATCAGCCATGACAACAACGAAACGCTCCATTGCTGCACTCATTGCTCTCGGATTGGCTGCAGCGCCACTCGCTGTCAACGCACAGACATCCGCGAGGGGTACACCAGGCAGCACGAGCGGACGCACCGGAGCGCCGGTACAGCAAGGGACTATCGGAAGTTCCGGGCAGACCGTCGGGACGGTGACAGCGCCGTCGATCGGAACGTCCAACCAGCCATCGGTCGGCGTAACAAACTCAGTCCCTACCTGGAACAACACGAATCCCAGACCGAAGTAGAAACCGCGATCGGCTGACTTAAGCCGCCGGCGCGCGCTCGCTCTGACCCGGCACCGCCGCGAGCAGCTCGCGCGTATAGGGATGTTCGGGCATTGCGAAGAGCTGCGCGGTAGGTTTCAGCTCGACGATGACGCCGCGCTGCATCACGGCGATGCGGTCGCAGATTTGCGCCGCCACGCGTAGATCGTGGGTGATGAACAGCATCGAGAGGCCGAGGCGGGCCTTGAGGTCTTCGAGCAGCCGCAGGACTTGCGCCTGCACGGAGACGTCGAGCGCGGAGACGGCCTCGTCCGCGACGATGATCTCGGGCTCGAGCGCGAGCGCACGCGCAATGCCGATGCGCTGGCGTTGGCCGCCGGAGAATTCATGCGGATAGCGCTCGAGCGCGCCGGCATCGAGCCCGACCATCTTGAGGAGATCGCGGGCGCGGTCGAACGCGACTTTCGGATCGGTGCCGGCCGCGATCGGGCCGTCGGCAATGATATGACCGACCTTGCGGCGCGGATTGAGCGAAGCGAACGGGTCCTGGAAAATCATCTGGATGCGGTGGCGCTCGGCGCGTAGGGCCTTGCCCGCGAGCTTTGTGAGATCGGTCTCGCCGATCCGCACGGTGCCGCGATCGGCCTCGATCAGCCGCATCACGAGCCGGGCCACCGACGATTTGCCGGAACCGGATTCGCCGACGAGGCCGAGCGTCTCGCCCTTGAAAATCGTGAAGTTGACTTCGCGCGCGGCATCGACGCGGCGGTCCTCGCGAAACCAGCCGCCCGAGGTGACGTAGGTCTTGTCCAGTCCGATCACCTCGACCGCCTTGGCCTGGTCGTCGAGGGCGCTGCGGGCGGGCGGGTCCATCGAGGGCACGGCGGCGAGCAGCGCCTTGGTGTAGTCGTGCTGCGGCGCGTTGAAGACCGCCGAGGCGGGGCCTTCCTCGACCACCTTGCCATGGCGCAACACCACGACCTGGTCGGCGATGTCGGCGACCACGCCGAAATCATGGGTGATGAACATCACCGCCATGTTGCGATTGCGCTGGAGGTTACGGATCAGTTTCAGGATCTGCGCCTGCGTGGTGACGTCGAGCGCGGTGGTCGGCTCGTCCGCCACCAGCACCGCCGGTTCGAGCGCGAGCGCCATCGCGATCATCGCGCGTTGGCGCTGGCCGCCGGAGAGCTGGTGCGGATAGGCGCGCACGATGCGCTCGGGATCGGGGAGGCCGACCTCGCGCGCGAGCGACAGCGCCTTTGCGCGCCGCTCCCTCGGCGTGAGCAGCCCGTGCGCCTCGAACATCTCCGCCATCTGGTCGCCGATCCGCATCAACGGATTGAGCGCGGTCATCGGCTCCTGGAAGATCATCGCGAACCGGCGGCCGCGTAGATCGCGCCAGCCGTCGTCATCGAGTTTGAGCAGGTCGCGGCCTTCGAACTGGATCTCGCCGGAGGTGACGGTGACCGTGTCAGGCAACAGGCCCATCAGCGCATGCGCGCACATCGATTTGCCCGAGCCGGATTCGCCGACGACGCAGACGATCTTGCCGGGCCGCAAATCGAGCGAGACGCCGTCGACCGCGAAGGGACGTTCGGCGCCCTTCGGCAATGCGATCCGCAAGTTCTTGATGGAGACGGCGGGCGGTGCGGTCATGATCAGCGGCCCTCCCGCGACAGCCGCGGATTGAGCGCGTCGTTGAGGCCTTCGCCGATCAGATTGAGGCCGAGCACCGAGATCAGGATCGCGACGCCGGGAAACACGGTGATCCACCAGGCCTGGCGGATCACGGTACGGCCGGCACCGACCATGTAGCCCCAGGAGATCAGATTGGGATCGCCGAGGCCGAGGAACGCCAGCGAGGATTCCAGCAGGATCGCGGTCGCCACCATGAGCGAGGCCAGCACGATCACCGGCGACAACGTGTTCGGCAGGATTTCGCGCAGGATGATCCAGGTGTTGCTCTGGCCCGTGACCACCGCGGCCTGGACGTACTCCCGCGTGCGCAGCGACAGCACCTCGCCGCGGACGAGGCGCGCGACCGGCGGCCAGCTTACCAGCGCGATCGAGGCAACGATCGAATAGATCGAGGGCTGCAGGATCGCGACCAGCACGATCGCGAGCGCAAAGCTCGGAATGGTCTGGAAGAACTCGGTGAAGCGCATCAGGGCGTCGTCGACCCTGCCGCCGAAATAGCCGGCCATGGCGCCGATCGGCACGCCGACGACCAGCGCCACCAG of the Bradyrhizobium sp. WSM1417 genome contains:
- a CDS encoding ABC transporter permease, translated to MKQFWKSMLRSPSGIIGLIILLLAISVALFGPMLFPNSPWRMVQRPFLPPFTLATVPLGTDALGRDVFAGMIFGARVSLLVGMVSTLVALVVGVPIGAMAGYFGGRVDDALMRFTEFFQTIPSFALAIVLVAILQPSIYSIVASIALVSWPPVARLVRGEVLSLRTREYVQAAVVTGQSNTWIILREILPNTLSPVIVLASLMVATAILLESSLAFLGLGDPNLISWGYMVGAGRTVIRQAWWITVFPGVAILISVLGLNLIGEGLNDALNPRLSREGR
- a CDS encoding ABC transporter ATP-binding protein produces the protein MTAPPAVSIKNLRIALPKGAERPFAVDGVSLDLRPGKIVCVVGESGSGKSMCAHALMGLLPDTVTVTSGEIQFEGRDLLKLDDDGWRDLRGRRFAMIFQEPMTALNPLMRIGDQMAEMFEAHGLLTPRERRAKALSLAREVGLPDPERIVRAYPHQLSGGQRQRAMIAMALALEPAVLVADEPTTALDVTTQAQILKLIRNLQRNRNMAVMFITHDFGVVADIADQVVVLRHGKVVEEGPASAVFNAPQHDYTKALLAAVPSMDPPARSALDDQAKAVEVIGLDKTYVTSGGWFREDRRVDAAREVNFTIFKGETLGLVGESGSGKSSVARLVMRLIEADRGTVRIGETDLTKLAGKALRAERHRIQMIFQDPFASLNPRRKVGHIIADGPIAAGTDPKVAFDRARDLLKMVGLDAGALERYPHEFSGGQRQRIGIARALALEPEIIVADEAVSALDVSVQAQVLRLLEDLKARLGLSMLFITHDLRVAAQICDRIAVMQRGVIVELKPTAQLFAMPEHPYTRELLAAVPGQSERAPAA